A genomic region of Candidatus Rhabdochlamydia sp. T3358 contains the following coding sequences:
- a CDS encoding TrmH family RNA methyltransferase: MDSDTLFLQAGVYLDNIRSAFNMGSIIRTVEAFLLGPICFAKQIPYIDNLKVQKTSMFTFDKVTCHQNRPLEQLPKPLIALETIPNAPSLFDFTFPKEFTLLLGNEEYGLSDQALSMADQAVQIPLYGFKQSLNVASAFAIVAAVISNQQRCKNL, encoded by the coding sequence ATCGATTCCGACACTCTTTTTTTACAAGCAGGGGTTTATCTAGACAACATTCGTTCTGCTTTTAATATGGGTAGTATTATCCGAACAGTAGAAGCATTTCTCTTAGGCCCCATTTGCTTTGCCAAGCAAATCCCCTATATCGATAACCTCAAAGTACAAAAAACCTCGATGTTTACCTTTGATAAGGTAACCTGTCATCAAAATAGACCTTTGGAACAACTCCCTAAACCTTTAATTGCCTTAGAAACCATTCCAAATGCTCCTTCATTATTTGACTTCACCTTTCCTAAAGAGTTCACCCTCTTATTAGGAAATGAAGAATATGGACTCTCTGACCAAGCGTTATCTATGGCTGATCAAGCTGTGCAAATTCCCCTTTATGGTTTTAAGCAATCTCTTAATGTAGCTTCAGCTTTTGCAATTGTAGCCGCTGTGATTAGTAATCAACAAAGATGCAAAAACTTGTAA
- a CDS encoding U-box domain-containing protein → MNVCGLVDNRSIVDCLTHKISSTGDLSREWYNSIYARAIAELKINPQQYDPQEIEKAIMNAFPIPAAFHEDLTLRSYICPITLEPIRYPVEEPTTRDHQQDQDNPVLYERSAIMNILESNPISPITQKPLTVDQLIPRQDIQDMIEMRLEHYSSNIWNYLETNPFSSNDLNFEDRG, encoded by the coding sequence AGATCAGTTCAACAGGAGATCTTTCTAGAGAATGGTATAATAGTATCTATGCAAGAGCAATTGCTGAATTAAAAATAAACCCTCAACAATATGATCCTCAAGAGATAGAAAAGGCTATTATGAACGCTTTTCCTATTCCAGCTGCTTTTCATGAAGATTTGACGCTACGAAGCTATATCTGTCCTATTACACTTGAACCCATACGCTATCCTGTAGAAGAACCTACCACACGTGATCATCAACAAGATCAAGACAACCCGGTTCTATATGAAAGATCTGCTATTATGAATATTTTAGAAAGTAACCCCATATCTCCGATCACGCAAAAGCCATTGACTGTTGATCAACTGATTCCTCGGCAAGATATACAAGATATGATTGAGATGAGGTTAGAACATTATAGCTCTAACATATGGAATTACCTTGAAACAAATCCATTTTCTTCTAATGACTTAAATTTTGAAGACAGGGGTTAG